CTTCTCGAAGACTTCAGTCAGCTCGACCTTGAGGCGTACTTTTGAATTGACCTTGACCGGCTGAATGAAGCGAACGCTGTCGAGGCCGTAGTTGACCACCATCTTCAAACCTTCGGGCATGACCAGGATGTCTTCCATCAGCTTTGGAATCAGCGACAACGACAGGAAGCCATGGGCAATAGTGCCGCCAAAAGGGGTTTGCGCGGCTTTGACCGGGTCGACGTGGATGAACTGGAAATCCCCTGTGGCCTCGGCGAACAGGTTGATGCGCTCCTGATCGATGGTGAGCCATTCGGAACGTCCAAGTTCCTTGCCGACATAATCATTGAGCTCTGCAACTGGAACATAGGGCATTGAGACTCTCCTTGGATTCATCGCTTTTATAGTTTTGAGGTGGGGGATTTGACCGCCCGATTTACCACTTTAGATCAACATGGCAAATGGCTCCGGTCAACCGACCATGCTTTTGGCGAATGCCGATCTATAGGGCAGGCGTGCTTATAATGCCCGGGCTAATGCGGGTGACGGTTTTTGCGGGAGACGAAGGATGTTGTTACGAGGTTTGACCTGGCTGGTGCTGTTCCAATTGCTCGGCACGGCGCTCAACCATTTGTTTTTGCCGGTGCTGCCCGGACCGATCATCGGCCTGCTGCTGTTGCTGGTGTACCTGATCAGTCGTGGCCAGGTCGGTGAACCGTTGAGCCTCGCGGCCAGTAGCCTGTTGCGCTACTTGCCCTTGTTGCTGGTGCCACCGGCGGTGGGCGTGATGGTTTACGCCAAGGACATTGCGGCGGATTTCTGGGCCATCGTCGGCGCGTTGGTGCTGTCGCTGTTGCTGTCGATGGCATTCGCGGGAGTGCTGATGCAGCGCATGATCAAGCGCCACGCTCACCATCCCGAGGACAACCAATGATCCTCGACTGGCACGGCGCCTGGACGTCGGTAATTCATCATCCGCTATTCGGTATCGGCATTACCCTCGGCGCATATCAACTGGTGCTGGCGGCATTCGAGAAAACCCGCTGGATCTTTTTGCAACCGGTGCTGGTCTCCATGTTGCTGGTGATCGGTGTGCTGGTGGGCTGCGGGCTGACCTACGTCGAGTACCGCAAAAGCACGGAAATCCTCAGCATCCTGCTCGGCCCGGCCACGGTCGCGCTGGCCGTGCCGCTTTACCTCAATCTGCGGCGGATTCGGCAGTTGTTCTGGCCGATATTTACTACGCTGGTGATAGGTGGCGTGGTCGCCACGGGCATGGGCGTGTTGTTGGGCTGGTGGTTCGGAGCCGAGCACATGATTCTGATGACCATGGCGCCGAAGTCGGTGACCTCGCCGATTGCGATGTTGGTGGCCGAGCAGATCGGTGGTGTCGCAGCGCTGGCGGCGGTGTTCGTGTTGATTACCGGCGTGATCGGGGCGATCTTCGGTCCGAGCCTGCTGACTCGGCTCGGTGTCCACAGTCCCGAGGCCCGAGGCATGGCCCTGGGGATGACCGCCCATGCGGTCGGCACGGCGGTGGCCATGCAGGAAAACGAAGAGTGCGGCGCCTTCGCGGCGCTGGCGATGAGTCTGATGGGTGTGGCCACGGCGGTGTTGCTGCCGTTGGCGGTATCGATGGTGGTGTAAGGGAAATGTCTATGAGTCT
The Pseudomonas sp. MYb327 DNA segment above includes these coding regions:
- a CDS encoding MaoC family dehydratase → MPYVPVAELNDYVGKELGRSEWLTIDQERINLFAEATGDFQFIHVDPVKAAQTPFGGTIAHGFLSLSLIPKLMEDILVMPEGLKMVVNYGLDSVRFIQPVKVNSKVRLKVELTEVFEKKPGQWLLKATATLEIEGSEKPAYIAEPLSLCFV
- a CDS encoding CidA/LrgA family protein gives rise to the protein MLLRGLTWLVLFQLLGTALNHLFLPVLPGPIIGLLLLLVYLISRGQVGEPLSLAASSLLRYLPLLLVPPAVGVMVYAKDIAADFWAIVGALVLSLLLSMAFAGVLMQRMIKRHAHHPEDNQ
- a CDS encoding LrgB family protein; this translates as MILDWHGAWTSVIHHPLFGIGITLGAYQLVLAAFEKTRWIFLQPVLVSMLLVIGVLVGCGLTYVEYRKSTEILSILLGPATVALAVPLYLNLRRIRQLFWPIFTTLVIGGVVATGMGVLLGWWFGAEHMILMTMAPKSVTSPIAMLVAEQIGGVAALAAVFVLITGVIGAIFGPSLLTRLGVHSPEARGMALGMTAHAVGTAVAMQENEECGAFAALAMSLMGVATAVLLPLAVSMVV